The following are encoded in a window of Castanea sativa cultivar Marrone di Chiusa Pesio chromosome 9, ASM4071231v1 genomic DNA:
- the LOC142610544 gene encoding uncharacterized protein LOC142610544 isoform X2: MTKSEERSRREIRKKARLEKKAQIHEARLQHQKALKLKKMSKNVNKSSGKKKNVKKKEFLAPNGNSESESGSQSLEKEKSNSEEEDKPLLKRKKGSKGILKKKTKFEEYLEMGMHNSTHLLAEEDLEMERRLAKKLKVKDGGKLRGEDDGINFLFDSSGEEEELQQYFGKRPETKKQKKKTKSISLDQADHSSVETSSEPVEACDVHILEEVPDEDEASTRKKRKKRKLSEQEQEGDMVVDTAVATSKPVQSCAANEVPANAPAGKGNGKYIAPHLRARAGNESEEHIQIRRRVRGLLNRLSESNVESITREISNILHSITRGAASQIFSEEVLASCSGGPRGNEQYAAVFGAFVAGMACLFGNEFSAKLMASLAKCFEDEYHKEDNLSLRNITLLLSYLYIFGVCSSDLIYDFLLTLSKRLTEIDVSVILTTLQCCGMKIRADDPAAMKNFILNVQNRVNELKVSSGDGQENIISKRMEFMLETICDIKNNKKRVKEDPAHHSRIKKWLQKLRVEGILIRGLKWSKLLDPEKKGQWWLSGDMASTMDNVAEIASTIDKEVLEAQKMLQLAAAQRMNTEVRRQIFCIIMSGEDYIDAFEKLLSLDLQGKLDREIMRVLVYCCLQEEKTFNKYYTVLASKLCRHDKNHKFTLQFCIWDHFKELESMPLIRSMHLAKFVAEMVASFTLSLAVLKTIELGNMKQLTPKRIMHFRMLFEALFEHPDKLIWNIFTRVAITPELESLRHGIEFFIKQYVLKSNKAITEKFKVVKKALNNAEGVLL, translated from the exons TGACTAAATCAGAAGAAAGATCACGGCGAGAAATCCGAAAAAAAGCTCGGTTGGAAAAGAAAGCTCAGATACATGAAGCTCGCCTCCAACATCAG aAAGCTCTAAAGCTTAAGAAAATGTCCAAAAATGTGAATAAATCTTCtggtaaaaagaagaatgtaaaaaagaaagaatttttgGCACCAAATGGAAACTCTGAGTCTGAGAGTGGGAGTCAGAGTTTGGAGAAGGAGAAATCTAATTCTGAGGAGGAGGATAAGCCGCtgctgaaaagaaaaaagggttcTAAAggaatattgaaaaaaaagacTAAGTTTGAGGAGTATCTTGAAATGGGCATGCACAATTCTACTCATTTATTAGCAGAAGAGGACTTGGAAATGGAAAGGAGACTTGCCAAGAAACTCAAGGTCAAGGATGGTGGAAAATTAAGGGGAGAGGATGATGGTATCAATTTCTTGTTTGATTCTTctggggaagaagaagaactccAACAGTATTTTGGAAAGAGACCTGAGACTAagaaacagaagaagaagacgaagagcATTTCATTGGATCAAGCAGATCACTCCAGTGTTGAAACTTCTTCTGAACCAGTGGAAGCATGTGACGTACACATTTTGGAAGAAGTTCCCGACGAGGATGAGGCTTCTACAAGGAAGAAGCGTAAGAAAAGAAAGTTGTCGGAGCAAGAACAAGAAGGTGACATGGTGGTTGATACAGCTGTGGCTACATCCAAGCCGGTCCAGTCTTGTGCTGCCAATGAAGTTCCTGCTAATGCACCTGCAGGGAAGGGCAATGGAAAATATATTGCTCCTCATTTGAGAGCTCGTGCAGGAAATGAATCAGAAGAGCATATCCAAATACGTAGACGTGTACGTG GTCTTCTGAACAGGTTATCTGAATCGAACGTGGAATCAATAACGAGGGAAATATCCAATATTCTTCAT TCTATTACTCGTGGTGCTGCTTCTCAAATTTTCAGTGAGGAGGTTTTGGCATCTTGTTCTGGAGGTCCTCGTGGCAATGAACA GTATGCTGCTGTTTTTGGTGCTTTTGTTGCTGGGATGGCATGTTTGTTTGGAAATGAATTTAGTGCAAAGCTTATGGCTTCACTTGCTAAATGTTTTGAG GATGAGTACCACAAAGAAGACAATCTTTCTTTGCGAAATATTACTCTTTTGCTCTCCTATTTATACATTTTTGGAGTTTGCTCAAG TGATTTGATATATGATTTTCTGCTAACGTTGAGCAAGCGGTTAACAGAGATTGATGTCTCTGTCATCTTGACAACTTTACAAT GCTGTGGCATGAAAATAAGGGCTGATGATCCTGCTGCcatgaaaaattttattctcAATGTTCAGAATAGGGTCAATGAGTTGAAGGTCTCCTCTGGAGATGGCCAGGAAAATATAATTAGCAAAAGG ATGGAATTTATGCTTGAAACCATATGTGAcatcaagaacaacaagaaaagAGTTAAAGAGGATCCTGCTCATCACTCACGGATAAAGAAGTGGCTGCAAAAG TTAAGAGTGGAAGGTATTTTAATTAGAGGGCTCAAATGGAGCAAGCTTCTTGATCCTGAGAAGAAGGGCCAATGGTGGTTGTCTGGGGACATGGCTTCCACAATGGACAATGTTGCAGAGATTGCTAGCACAATTGACAAGGAGGTTCTTGAAGCCCAGAAAATGCTGCAGCTTGCTGCTGCACAGCGAATGAATACAGAGGTCCGAAGGCAAATCTTTTGTATAATAATGAGTGGGGAGGACTACATTGATGCATTTGAGAAGCTTCTGAGTTTGGATCTACAGGGAAAGCTG gaCAGAGAGATCATGCGCGTTCTTGTTTATTGCTGTTTACAGGAGGAGAAAACATTTAATAAGTATTACACTGTTCTGGCTTCGAAGTTGTGTAGGCATGACAAAAACCACAAGTTCACTTTACAG TTTTGTATTTGGGATCACTTCAAAGAGCTCGAGTCAATGCCGCTTATTAGGTCAATGCACCTTGCAAAATTTGTAGCTGAGATGGTTGCCTCTTTCACTCTCTCCCTTGCAGTTTTGAAGACTATAGAACTAGGTAACATGAAGCAGCTCACCCCAAAAAGGATTATGCATTTCAGGATGCTATTCGAGGCCCTTTTTGAGCATCCTGATAAGCTTATATGGAACATTTTTACACGTGTGGCCATCACCCCAGAGCTTGAAAGTCTTAGACATGGCATTGAGTTTTTCATCAAGCAGTATGTTCTGAAATCCAATAAAGCCATCACTGAAAAATTTAAGGTTGTAAAGAAAGCCCTTAATAATGCCGAAGGAGTCCTCTTGTGA
- the LOC142610544 gene encoding uncharacterized protein LOC142610544 isoform X1 — MVTKSEERSRREIRKKARLEKKAQIHEARLQHQKALKLKKMSKNVNKSSGKKKNVKKKEFLAPNGNSESESGSQSLEKEKSNSEEEDKPLLKRKKGSKGILKKKTKFEEYLEMGMHNSTHLLAEEDLEMERRLAKKLKVKDGGKLRGEDDGINFLFDSSGEEEELQQYFGKRPETKKQKKKTKSISLDQADHSSVETSSEPVEACDVHILEEVPDEDEASTRKKRKKRKLSEQEQEGDMVVDTAVATSKPVQSCAANEVPANAPAGKGNGKYIAPHLRARAGNESEEHIQIRRRVRGLLNRLSESNVESITREISNILHSITRGAASQIFSEEVLASCSGGPRGNEQYAAVFGAFVAGMACLFGNEFSAKLMASLAKCFEDEYHKEDNLSLRNITLLLSYLYIFGVCSSDLIYDFLLTLSKRLTEIDVSVILTTLQCCGMKIRADDPAAMKNFILNVQNRVNELKVSSGDGQENIISKRMEFMLETICDIKNNKKRVKEDPAHHSRIKKWLQKLRVEGILIRGLKWSKLLDPEKKGQWWLSGDMASTMDNVAEIASTIDKEVLEAQKMLQLAAAQRMNTEVRRQIFCIIMSGEDYIDAFEKLLSLDLQGKLDREIMRVLVYCCLQEEKTFNKYYTVLASKLCRHDKNHKFTLQFCIWDHFKELESMPLIRSMHLAKFVAEMVASFTLSLAVLKTIELGNMKQLTPKRIMHFRMLFEALFEHPDKLIWNIFTRVAITPELESLRHGIEFFIKQYVLKSNKAITEKFKVVKKALNNAEGVLL, encoded by the exons ATGG TGACTAAATCAGAAGAAAGATCACGGCGAGAAATCCGAAAAAAAGCTCGGTTGGAAAAGAAAGCTCAGATACATGAAGCTCGCCTCCAACATCAG aAAGCTCTAAAGCTTAAGAAAATGTCCAAAAATGTGAATAAATCTTCtggtaaaaagaagaatgtaaaaaagaaagaatttttgGCACCAAATGGAAACTCTGAGTCTGAGAGTGGGAGTCAGAGTTTGGAGAAGGAGAAATCTAATTCTGAGGAGGAGGATAAGCCGCtgctgaaaagaaaaaagggttcTAAAggaatattgaaaaaaaagacTAAGTTTGAGGAGTATCTTGAAATGGGCATGCACAATTCTACTCATTTATTAGCAGAAGAGGACTTGGAAATGGAAAGGAGACTTGCCAAGAAACTCAAGGTCAAGGATGGTGGAAAATTAAGGGGAGAGGATGATGGTATCAATTTCTTGTTTGATTCTTctggggaagaagaagaactccAACAGTATTTTGGAAAGAGACCTGAGACTAagaaacagaagaagaagacgaagagcATTTCATTGGATCAAGCAGATCACTCCAGTGTTGAAACTTCTTCTGAACCAGTGGAAGCATGTGACGTACACATTTTGGAAGAAGTTCCCGACGAGGATGAGGCTTCTACAAGGAAGAAGCGTAAGAAAAGAAAGTTGTCGGAGCAAGAACAAGAAGGTGACATGGTGGTTGATACAGCTGTGGCTACATCCAAGCCGGTCCAGTCTTGTGCTGCCAATGAAGTTCCTGCTAATGCACCTGCAGGGAAGGGCAATGGAAAATATATTGCTCCTCATTTGAGAGCTCGTGCAGGAAATGAATCAGAAGAGCATATCCAAATACGTAGACGTGTACGTG GTCTTCTGAACAGGTTATCTGAATCGAACGTGGAATCAATAACGAGGGAAATATCCAATATTCTTCAT TCTATTACTCGTGGTGCTGCTTCTCAAATTTTCAGTGAGGAGGTTTTGGCATCTTGTTCTGGAGGTCCTCGTGGCAATGAACA GTATGCTGCTGTTTTTGGTGCTTTTGTTGCTGGGATGGCATGTTTGTTTGGAAATGAATTTAGTGCAAAGCTTATGGCTTCACTTGCTAAATGTTTTGAG GATGAGTACCACAAAGAAGACAATCTTTCTTTGCGAAATATTACTCTTTTGCTCTCCTATTTATACATTTTTGGAGTTTGCTCAAG TGATTTGATATATGATTTTCTGCTAACGTTGAGCAAGCGGTTAACAGAGATTGATGTCTCTGTCATCTTGACAACTTTACAAT GCTGTGGCATGAAAATAAGGGCTGATGATCCTGCTGCcatgaaaaattttattctcAATGTTCAGAATAGGGTCAATGAGTTGAAGGTCTCCTCTGGAGATGGCCAGGAAAATATAATTAGCAAAAGG ATGGAATTTATGCTTGAAACCATATGTGAcatcaagaacaacaagaaaagAGTTAAAGAGGATCCTGCTCATCACTCACGGATAAAGAAGTGGCTGCAAAAG TTAAGAGTGGAAGGTATTTTAATTAGAGGGCTCAAATGGAGCAAGCTTCTTGATCCTGAGAAGAAGGGCCAATGGTGGTTGTCTGGGGACATGGCTTCCACAATGGACAATGTTGCAGAGATTGCTAGCACAATTGACAAGGAGGTTCTTGAAGCCCAGAAAATGCTGCAGCTTGCTGCTGCACAGCGAATGAATACAGAGGTCCGAAGGCAAATCTTTTGTATAATAATGAGTGGGGAGGACTACATTGATGCATTTGAGAAGCTTCTGAGTTTGGATCTACAGGGAAAGCTG gaCAGAGAGATCATGCGCGTTCTTGTTTATTGCTGTTTACAGGAGGAGAAAACATTTAATAAGTATTACACTGTTCTGGCTTCGAAGTTGTGTAGGCATGACAAAAACCACAAGTTCACTTTACAG TTTTGTATTTGGGATCACTTCAAAGAGCTCGAGTCAATGCCGCTTATTAGGTCAATGCACCTTGCAAAATTTGTAGCTGAGATGGTTGCCTCTTTCACTCTCTCCCTTGCAGTTTTGAAGACTATAGAACTAGGTAACATGAAGCAGCTCACCCCAAAAAGGATTATGCATTTCAGGATGCTATTCGAGGCCCTTTTTGAGCATCCTGATAAGCTTATATGGAACATTTTTACACGTGTGGCCATCACCCCAGAGCTTGAAAGTCTTAGACATGGCATTGAGTTTTTCATCAAGCAGTATGTTCTGAAATCCAATAAAGCCATCACTGAAAAATTTAAGGTTGTAAAGAAAGCCCTTAATAATGCCGAAGGAGTCCTCTTGTGA
- the LOC142610544 gene encoding uncharacterized protein LOC142610544 isoform X3: protein MVTKSEERSRREIRKKARLEKKAQIHEARLQHQKALKLKKMSKNVNKSSGKKKNVKKKEFLAPNGNSESESGSQSLEKEKSNSEEEDKPLLKRKKGSKGILKKKTKFEEYLEMGMHNSTHLLAEEDLEMERRLAKKLKVKDGGKLRGEDDGINFLFDSSGEEEELQQYFGKRPETKKQKKKTKSISLDQADHSSVETSSEPVEACDVHILEEVPDEDEASTRKKRKKRKLSEQEQEGDMVVDTAVATSKPVQSCAANEVPANAPAGKGNGKYIAPHLRARAGNESEEHIQIRRRVRGLLNRLSESNVESITREISNILHSITRGAASQIFSEEVLASCSGGPRGNEQYAAVFGAFVAGMACLFGNEFSAKLMASLAKCFEDEYHKEDNLSLRNITLLLSYLYIFGVCSSDLIYDFLLTLSKRLTEIDVSVILTTLQCCGMKIRADDPAAMKNFILNVQNRVNELKVSSGDGQENIISKRMEFMLETICDIKNNKKRVKEDPAHHSRIKKWLQKLRVEGILIRGLKWSKLLDPEKKGQWWLSGDMASTMDNVAEIASTIDKEVLEAQKMLQLAAAQRMNTEVRRQIFCIIMSGEDYIDAFEKLLSLDLQGKLDREIMRVLVYCCLQEEKTFNKYYTVLASKLCRHDKNHKFTLQF from the exons ATGG TGACTAAATCAGAAGAAAGATCACGGCGAGAAATCCGAAAAAAAGCTCGGTTGGAAAAGAAAGCTCAGATACATGAAGCTCGCCTCCAACATCAG aAAGCTCTAAAGCTTAAGAAAATGTCCAAAAATGTGAATAAATCTTCtggtaaaaagaagaatgtaaaaaagaaagaatttttgGCACCAAATGGAAACTCTGAGTCTGAGAGTGGGAGTCAGAGTTTGGAGAAGGAGAAATCTAATTCTGAGGAGGAGGATAAGCCGCtgctgaaaagaaaaaagggttcTAAAggaatattgaaaaaaaagacTAAGTTTGAGGAGTATCTTGAAATGGGCATGCACAATTCTACTCATTTATTAGCAGAAGAGGACTTGGAAATGGAAAGGAGACTTGCCAAGAAACTCAAGGTCAAGGATGGTGGAAAATTAAGGGGAGAGGATGATGGTATCAATTTCTTGTTTGATTCTTctggggaagaagaagaactccAACAGTATTTTGGAAAGAGACCTGAGACTAagaaacagaagaagaagacgaagagcATTTCATTGGATCAAGCAGATCACTCCAGTGTTGAAACTTCTTCTGAACCAGTGGAAGCATGTGACGTACACATTTTGGAAGAAGTTCCCGACGAGGATGAGGCTTCTACAAGGAAGAAGCGTAAGAAAAGAAAGTTGTCGGAGCAAGAACAAGAAGGTGACATGGTGGTTGATACAGCTGTGGCTACATCCAAGCCGGTCCAGTCTTGTGCTGCCAATGAAGTTCCTGCTAATGCACCTGCAGGGAAGGGCAATGGAAAATATATTGCTCCTCATTTGAGAGCTCGTGCAGGAAATGAATCAGAAGAGCATATCCAAATACGTAGACGTGTACGTG GTCTTCTGAACAGGTTATCTGAATCGAACGTGGAATCAATAACGAGGGAAATATCCAATATTCTTCAT TCTATTACTCGTGGTGCTGCTTCTCAAATTTTCAGTGAGGAGGTTTTGGCATCTTGTTCTGGAGGTCCTCGTGGCAATGAACA GTATGCTGCTGTTTTTGGTGCTTTTGTTGCTGGGATGGCATGTTTGTTTGGAAATGAATTTAGTGCAAAGCTTATGGCTTCACTTGCTAAATGTTTTGAG GATGAGTACCACAAAGAAGACAATCTTTCTTTGCGAAATATTACTCTTTTGCTCTCCTATTTATACATTTTTGGAGTTTGCTCAAG TGATTTGATATATGATTTTCTGCTAACGTTGAGCAAGCGGTTAACAGAGATTGATGTCTCTGTCATCTTGACAACTTTACAAT GCTGTGGCATGAAAATAAGGGCTGATGATCCTGCTGCcatgaaaaattttattctcAATGTTCAGAATAGGGTCAATGAGTTGAAGGTCTCCTCTGGAGATGGCCAGGAAAATATAATTAGCAAAAGG ATGGAATTTATGCTTGAAACCATATGTGAcatcaagaacaacaagaaaagAGTTAAAGAGGATCCTGCTCATCACTCACGGATAAAGAAGTGGCTGCAAAAG TTAAGAGTGGAAGGTATTTTAATTAGAGGGCTCAAATGGAGCAAGCTTCTTGATCCTGAGAAGAAGGGCCAATGGTGGTTGTCTGGGGACATGGCTTCCACAATGGACAATGTTGCAGAGATTGCTAGCACAATTGACAAGGAGGTTCTTGAAGCCCAGAAAATGCTGCAGCTTGCTGCTGCACAGCGAATGAATACAGAGGTCCGAAGGCAAATCTTTTGTATAATAATGAGTGGGGAGGACTACATTGATGCATTTGAGAAGCTTCTGAGTTTGGATCTACAGGGAAAGCTG gaCAGAGAGATCATGCGCGTTCTTGTTTATTGCTGTTTACAGGAGGAGAAAACATTTAATAAGTATTACACTGTTCTGGCTTCGAAGTTGTGTAGGCATGACAAAAACCACAAGTTCACTTTACAG TTTTGA